In a genomic window of Streptomyces koelreuteriae:
- a CDS encoding alpha/beta fold hydrolase translates to MDVRRRNNVNVIGRDDAPVLVLAHGFGCDQNMWRLVVPALAERYRVVLFDYVGSGGSDLSAWSEARYSSLHGYAADVVDVCEELDLRRAVFVGHSVSSMVGALAAQAAPERIGALVMVTPSPRYLDDEGYHGGFSAEDIDELLDSLEANYLGWSSAMAPVIMGNPERPELGQELTNSFCATDPDIARVFARTTFLTDSREDLKGVSVPTLVLECEQDAIAPREVGAYVHRAIPSSRLVTLDATGHCPQLSAPEATGAAILDFLESLK, encoded by the coding sequence ATGGACGTCCGCCGCAGGAACAACGTGAACGTCATCGGCCGAGACGACGCGCCGGTGCTGGTGCTGGCCCACGGTTTCGGCTGCGACCAGAACATGTGGCGCCTGGTGGTGCCGGCTCTGGCGGAGCGGTACCGGGTGGTGCTGTTCGACTACGTGGGTTCCGGCGGATCGGATCTGTCGGCCTGGAGCGAGGCGCGGTACTCCTCGCTGCACGGCTACGCGGCCGATGTCGTCGACGTCTGCGAGGAGCTGGACCTCCGGCGGGCTGTGTTCGTGGGGCACTCGGTCAGCAGCATGGTCGGAGCGCTGGCGGCGCAGGCCGCGCCGGAGCGGATCGGGGCCCTCGTGATGGTGACGCCCTCGCCCCGCTACCTCGACGACGAGGGATACCACGGCGGCTTCAGCGCCGAGGACATCGACGAGCTGCTGGACTCCCTGGAGGCGAACTATCTGGGCTGGTCGTCCGCGATGGCCCCGGTGATCATGGGCAATCCGGAGCGTCCCGAGCTGGGTCAGGAGCTGACCAACAGCTTCTGCGCCACCGACCCCGACATCGCCCGGGTCTTCGCCCGTACGACCTTCCTGACCGACAGCCGCGAGGACCTCAAGGGTGTGTCCGTGCCGACCCTCGTACTGGAGTGCGAGCAGGACGCCATCGCGCCCCGTGAGGTCGGCGCCTATGTGCACAGGGCGATCCCCTCCTCCCGCCTGGTCACCCTCGACGCCACCGGGCACTGCCCGCAGCTGAGCGCCCCGGAGGCCACCGGCGCGGCGATCCTCGACTTCCTGGAGTCCCTCAAGTGA
- a CDS encoding PP2C family protein-serine/threonine phosphatase yields MCRTGGVPEPAGTGDETGTDAAFTALLEDSAEDLYESAPCGYLSTLMDGTIAKINTTLLDWLGLEREAVVGRKRFTDLLTVGGKLYHETHFGPLLRMQGELRGIALDVRRQGGGRLPVLVSAVVKYGTEGEPLLIRVTVFDASDRRSYETELLRRRKEAERARAEADEARRQAEADRARLADALTVLQRSLVPDSLPAVPGLETAVHYHTAAPDQLGGDFYDLFPVAGDRWAFFLGDVCGKGPAAASLTSLTRYTLRAAAHHDPDPAAALATLNAVLHERYTAGGDPRYCTCVFGIVEPGGDHGPTVVRLASGGHPPALVLRSDGRAEFLHTRGGLLVGVVPDAPISTVETVLAAGDTIVLYTDGLTEARSGPHRDDLYGENALLAFGTDLAPAAPGEVITALTGLLDGFGDGLNDDTALLALGVPANSSLTRPARGSAS; encoded by the coding sequence ATGTGCCGCACGGGCGGCGTGCCGGAGCCTGCCGGGACCGGGGACGAGACAGGCACGGACGCGGCGTTCACCGCGCTGCTGGAGGACAGCGCGGAGGACCTGTACGAGTCGGCACCGTGCGGCTATCTGTCCACGCTGATGGACGGCACCATCGCCAAGATCAACACCACGCTGCTGGACTGGCTCGGTCTGGAACGCGAGGCCGTGGTGGGCCGCAAGCGTTTCACGGATCTGCTCACCGTCGGCGGGAAGCTGTACCACGAGACGCACTTCGGGCCGCTGCTGCGCATGCAGGGCGAGCTGCGCGGCATCGCCCTGGACGTCAGGCGCCAGGGCGGCGGCCGGCTGCCGGTGCTGGTCTCCGCCGTGGTCAAGTACGGCACCGAGGGCGAGCCCCTGCTGATCCGCGTCACCGTCTTCGACGCCTCCGACCGCCGCTCCTACGAGACGGAACTCCTGCGCCGCCGCAAGGAGGCCGAGCGGGCCCGTGCCGAGGCGGACGAGGCCCGGCGGCAGGCCGAGGCCGACCGGGCGCGGCTGGCCGACGCGCTGACCGTGCTGCAGCGGTCCCTGGTGCCGGACTCGCTGCCCGCCGTGCCGGGTCTGGAGACGGCCGTCCACTACCACACGGCCGCCCCGGACCAGCTCGGCGGCGACTTCTACGATCTGTTCCCCGTCGCCGGCGACCGGTGGGCGTTCTTCCTCGGCGACGTGTGCGGCAAGGGCCCCGCGGCGGCCTCCCTCACCTCGCTGACCCGCTACACCCTGCGGGCCGCCGCCCATCACGACCCGGACCCGGCCGCGGCCCTGGCCACGCTGAACGCCGTACTGCACGAGCGGTACACGGCCGGCGGCGATCCCCGTTACTGCACCTGCGTCTTCGGGATCGTCGAGCCCGGCGGGGACCACGGTCCGACGGTCGTGCGTCTCGCCTCCGGCGGCCATCCGCCCGCGCTCGTCCTGCGGTCCGACGGCCGCGCCGAGTTCCTGCACACGCGCGGCGGACTGCTCGTCGGCGTGGTGCCCGACGCGCCGATCAGCACCGTGGAGACGGTCCTGGCCGCCGGGGACACGATCGTGCTGTACACCGACGGTCTCACCGAGGCCCGCAGCGGGCCCCACCGCGACGACCTGTACGGCGAGAACGCCCTGCTGGCGTTCGGCACCGACCTCGCTCCCGCCGCCCCGGGCGAGGTGATCACCGCACTCACCGGGCTGCTGGACGGCTTCGGCGACGGGCTGAACGACGACACCGCCCTGCTCGCCCTCGGCGTCCCCGCCAACTCCTCCCTCACCCGCCCCGCAAGGGGTTCCGCCTCATGA
- a CDS encoding STAS domain-containing protein produces MKTLTIDHRDTATGPVLAVAGDLDYAQAPELRLQVDQVTLAPGQCLVLDLSGLAFCDSTGITALLAARQHALAAEADIVLAGVPANLLRVLTLVGLDQVFTLRPDSSHAS; encoded by the coding sequence ATGAAGACGCTGACCATCGATCACCGCGACACCGCGACCGGCCCCGTTCTGGCCGTGGCCGGCGACCTGGACTACGCCCAGGCCCCCGAACTGCGCCTCCAGGTCGACCAAGTGACCCTGGCCCCGGGGCAGTGCCTGGTCCTCGACCTCTCCGGCCTCGCGTTCTGCGACTCCACCGGCATCACCGCCCTGCTCGCCGCCCGCCAGCACGCCCTGGCCGCCGAGGCCGACATCGTCCTGGCCGGCGTACCGGCGAACCTGTTGCGGGTCCTCACGCTCGTGGGTCTCGACCAGGTCTTCACCCTGCGCCCGGACAGCAGCCACGCGTCATGA
- a CDS encoding dihydrofolate reductase family protein codes for MSLARVHNFSISLDGFGTGEGLSREAPFGHAGERLHEWMFATRFWHEMTRQPGGTRGLDDAFARQHTPGIGAEIMGAGKFGYPGWHTDPEWKGWWGANPPFHTPTFVLTHHPRPSIEMEGGTTFHFLDVSPAGALEAAREAAGGQDVRIGGGPTVVRDFLAARLIDHLHVTVTPILLGRGVRLWDGLEGLEEDYEVEATSSPGGVMHLTLTRKGL; via the coding sequence ATGTCACTCGCGCGCGTTCACAACTTCTCCATCTCGCTCGACGGCTTCGGAACCGGTGAGGGACTGAGCCGTGAGGCTCCGTTCGGCCATGCCGGTGAGAGGCTGCACGAGTGGATGTTCGCCACCCGGTTCTGGCACGAGATGACGCGCCAACCCGGCGGGACCCGAGGTCTCGACGATGCCTTCGCACGGCAGCACACGCCCGGGATCGGCGCCGAGATCATGGGCGCGGGGAAGTTCGGCTACCCCGGATGGCACACCGACCCGGAGTGGAAGGGGTGGTGGGGGGCCAATCCGCCGTTCCACACACCGACCTTCGTCCTCACCCACCACCCGCGCCCGTCGATCGAGATGGAGGGCGGCACGACGTTCCACTTCCTCGACGTCTCCCCCGCCGGGGCGCTCGAGGCGGCCCGCGAGGCGGCGGGCGGCCAGGACGTACGGATCGGTGGGGGCCCCACCGTGGTCCGCGACTTCCTCGCCGCGAGACTCATCGACCACCTGCACGTCACGGTGACCCCGATCCTGCTGGGCCGCGGCGTACGCCTCTGGGACGGGCTGGAGGGCCTGGAGGAGGACTACGAGGTCGAGGCCACCTCCTCACCCGGCGGTGTCATGCATTTGACGCTCACACGGAAGGGCCTCTGA
- a CDS encoding ABC transporter ATP-binding protein, whose product METPESRRVQPGKRSVLLALRYYGRELARLRRLTVPAMLLMALGNIGINYVAPLIVAKLVGELAGDKGITFDSALPYVLGFAGVLLLAEVLWRVALHCLFRLEALGIEHLYVIGMDELFAKDAAFFHDNFAGSLTKRVLSFASRFEQFVDTVTFQVVGSFVPLAFGAVVLWRYEPLLVVGLLVMIALTAGLVAPLIRRRQRIVDQREEAIARVSGHVADSLMNMDTVRAFAAEKSEAAEHRSRVAVSRRLTVRAWDYGNLRIDTLVAPMSVLTNAMGLLVAITLAGGAHGVEAIVVAFAYYGNATRIMFEFNQIYRRLESSMTEAAQFTELLLTPPTVLDPASPQPLCSRAADVRFEKVTFAHRGGRPLFDGLDLAVPSGAKLGLVGRSGGGKTSLTRLLLRMTDIDAGRILIGGQDISRLRQADLRSRIAYVPQDPAMFHRTLRDNIAFARPDATDAEIRQAAEAAHVTEFADSLPDGFDTMVGERGIKLSGGQRQRVALARAILRDAPILLLDEATSALDSESELLVQEALWRLMDGRTALVVAHRLSTVATMDQLVVLDRGRIVEQGTHQELLAVDGAYAKLWQHQSGGFLDDDPGRAEVV is encoded by the coding sequence ATGGAAACGCCTGAATCTCGCAGGGTCCAACCGGGCAAGCGCTCGGTGCTACTCGCACTTCGCTACTACGGACGGGAGTTGGCCCGGCTGCGCCGGCTGACGGTACCCGCGATGCTGCTCATGGCGCTGGGCAACATCGGAATCAACTACGTGGCGCCACTGATCGTCGCCAAGCTCGTCGGCGAACTCGCAGGCGACAAGGGCATCACGTTCGACTCGGCACTGCCGTACGTCCTCGGCTTCGCCGGTGTCCTGCTGCTCGCGGAGGTACTGTGGCGCGTCGCCCTGCACTGCCTCTTCCGTCTCGAAGCCCTCGGCATCGAGCATCTGTACGTGATCGGGATGGACGAGCTGTTCGCCAAGGACGCCGCGTTCTTCCACGACAACTTCGCCGGTTCGCTGACCAAGCGGGTCCTGAGCTTCGCCTCGCGTTTCGAGCAGTTCGTGGACACGGTGACGTTCCAGGTCGTGGGGAGCTTCGTGCCACTGGCGTTCGGCGCGGTGGTGCTGTGGCGCTACGAACCGCTGCTCGTCGTCGGTCTGCTGGTGATGATCGCACTGACGGCGGGACTCGTCGCGCCGCTCATCCGGCGCCGCCAGCGGATCGTCGACCAGCGTGAGGAGGCGATCGCCCGGGTGTCGGGCCATGTCGCCGACAGCCTGATGAACATGGACACCGTACGGGCGTTCGCCGCGGAGAAGAGCGAGGCGGCCGAGCACCGCTCCCGGGTCGCGGTGTCGCGCCGGCTCACCGTGCGGGCGTGGGACTACGGCAACCTGCGCATCGACACCCTGGTCGCGCCGATGTCCGTGCTCACCAACGCGATGGGCCTGCTGGTCGCCATCACGCTGGCCGGGGGCGCGCACGGAGTGGAGGCGATCGTGGTCGCCTTCGCCTACTACGGCAACGCGACCCGCATCATGTTCGAGTTCAACCAGATATACCGCCGGCTGGAGAGCTCGATGACGGAGGCCGCGCAGTTCACCGAACTGCTGCTGACGCCGCCGACCGTGCTCGACCCGGCGTCGCCGCAGCCGCTGTGCTCCCGGGCGGCCGATGTCCGCTTCGAGAAGGTGACTTTCGCACACCGTGGCGGTCGACCACTGTTCGACGGGCTGGACCTGGCCGTGCCGAGCGGGGCGAAGCTCGGTCTGGTCGGCCGTTCCGGCGGCGGCAAGACCTCGCTCACCCGGCTGCTGTTGCGGATGACCGACATCGACGCGGGCCGCATCCTGATCGGTGGTCAGGACATCAGCAGGCTGCGGCAGGCGGATCTACGGAGCCGGATCGCCTATGTGCCGCAGGACCCGGCGATGTTCCACCGCACCCTGCGGGACAACATCGCGTTCGCCCGGCCGGACGCGACCGACGCCGAGATCCGCCAGGCCGCCGAGGCGGCCCACGTCACCGAGTTCGCCGATTCCCTGCCCGACGGCTTCGACACGATGGTGGGCGAGCGCGGCATCAAGCTGTCGGGCGGTCAGCGCCAGCGGGTCGCCCTCGCCCGGGCGATCCTGCGGGACGCGCCGATCCTGCTGCTCGACGAGGCGACCAGCGCGCTGGACTCCGAGAGTGAGCTGCTCGTCCAGGAGGCGCTGTGGCGGCTCATGGACGGGCGGACGGCGCTGGTGGTGGCGCACCGGCTGAGCACGGTCGCCACCATGGACCAGCTCGTCGTCCTCGACCGGGGCCGGATCGTCGAGCAGGGCACACACCAGGAGTTGCTCGCCGTCGACGGCGCCTACGCGAAGCTGTGGCAGCACCAGTCGGGCGGTTTCCTGGACGACGACCCGGGACGGGCGGAGGTGGTGTGA
- a CDS encoding TetR/AcrR family transcriptional regulator yields the protein MTTRVPQERRRRRPTRSGVVLSEELIVETALRLIGEHGPEALSVRRLGAALGCDPTALYRYFHGTDDLVLAIADRIIGDAMAGFVPGDDWAASLREMATRVRAGYLAHPRAAAMAAHRVTRRRNEIHAVDTGIGLLLNAGFAPADAARLYLAFIDTVLSHAATEAAFHALPRHQREADHRAWRDVYQGLDPETYPSLTVVRPELPTMADSSFDQAVDLLLEALTARAPAGRGET from the coding sequence ATGACCACCCGCGTCCCGCAGGAGCGCCGGCGCCGCCGGCCCACCCGTTCCGGTGTTGTGCTCTCGGAAGAGCTGATCGTCGAGACCGCCCTGCGTCTGATCGGGGAGCACGGCCCCGAGGCGCTGAGCGTGCGCCGGCTCGGCGCGGCCCTGGGCTGCGACCCGACCGCGCTCTACCGCTACTTCCACGGCACCGACGACCTGGTGCTCGCCATCGCCGACCGGATCATCGGCGACGCGATGGCCGGCTTCGTCCCCGGAGACGACTGGGCGGCTTCGCTGCGCGAGATGGCGACGCGGGTCCGTGCGGGATACCTCGCCCATCCCAGGGCGGCCGCCATGGCCGCCCACCGGGTGACCCGGCGCCGGAACGAGATCCACGCCGTGGACACCGGGATCGGCCTCCTGCTGAACGCGGGCTTCGCACCGGCCGACGCCGCCCGGCTCTACCTGGCCTTCATCGACACGGTGCTCAGCCACGCCGCCACCGAGGCCGCGTTCCACGCCCTCCCGCGACACCAGCGCGAGGCCGACCACCGGGCCTGGCGGGACGTCTACCAGGGCCTGGACCCGGAGACCTACCCGTCCCTCACCGTGGTCCGCCCCGAGCTGCCCACCATGGCGGACAGCTCCTTCGACCAGGCCGTGGACCTCCTCCTGGAGGCCCTGACGGCCCGGGCCCCGGCCGGGCGCGGAGAGACGTGA
- a CDS encoding APC family permease — translation MPSAPPPPRPALRRSLGVVDGVAIAASSTAATTSIAIGMGTIATVVGLQAPALLLLAFLPVLGIATAYARLNRSEPNCGNGYVWVGRSLGPWPGFLTGWVTLVGSIIFCAYTSAIMGSVVLLFANKAGLTSLAGIALDPTSTGVSTAVGLVILLALAALAVTGMRAATRFQFVLLVFEYAVLLGFCGWALVTGDHAFSLSWFNPFEISSGTSFAQGMVLAVFFFWGWDAAFSVTEETKRPEDSARGGLIALFAMLGLFLFASVAFQREMSLAELVRNGPQALPYLGAKLAAEPWATLPLVALMFSAVASVQATLIPTARGLLAMGRDRTMGPLWTRIHPRYGTPAVGTAVVMTVAAVIALLAFAIPKLSDMLLAAVNAIGLIVALYYGLTALACAVRFRSSRHDGPREALLAVGVPAVSGLVLLGLGGYLGYSYLTMSDHFELSPDNGWFMFSLPAVIVLAGLGMAAVAKYVRRSPYFTTGHGTDADALTLPMDRTAV, via the coding sequence ATGCCGTCCGCACCGCCTCCACCACGCCCCGCTCTGCGCCGTTCCCTCGGTGTCGTCGACGGCGTCGCCATCGCCGCGTCCAGTACCGCGGCCACCACCAGCATCGCCATCGGCATGGGCACGATCGCGACGGTCGTGGGCCTCCAGGCCCCGGCGCTGCTGCTCCTGGCGTTCCTGCCGGTGCTCGGCATCGCCACCGCCTACGCCCGTCTCAACCGCTCGGAACCCAACTGCGGCAACGGCTATGTCTGGGTCGGCCGGTCCCTCGGCCCCTGGCCCGGCTTCCTGACCGGCTGGGTGACGCTGGTCGGTTCGATCATCTTCTGCGCCTACACCAGCGCTATCATGGGCTCGGTCGTGCTGCTCTTCGCCAACAAGGCCGGACTGACCAGCCTCGCCGGCATCGCCCTCGATCCGACGTCCACCGGCGTCAGCACGGCGGTCGGGCTGGTGATCCTCCTCGCCCTCGCGGCCCTGGCCGTCACCGGCATGCGGGCCGCCACCCGGTTCCAGTTCGTCCTGCTGGTCTTCGAGTACGCGGTGCTGCTGGGCTTCTGCGGCTGGGCCCTGGTCACCGGCGACCACGCCTTCTCCCTGTCCTGGTTCAACCCCTTCGAGATCTCCAGCGGCACCAGCTTCGCCCAGGGCATGGTCCTCGCGGTGTTCTTCTTCTGGGGCTGGGACGCGGCCTTCAGCGTCACCGAGGAGACCAAGCGCCCGGAGGACTCGGCCCGCGGGGGTCTCATCGCCCTCTTCGCCATGCTCGGTCTGTTCCTCTTCGCCTCGGTCGCCTTCCAGCGGGAGATGAGCCTCGCCGAACTCGTCCGCAACGGCCCCCAGGCCCTGCCCTACCTCGGGGCGAAACTGGCCGCCGAACCCTGGGCCACCCTGCCCCTGGTCGCGCTGATGTTCTCCGCCGTCGCCTCCGTGCAGGCCACCCTGATCCCCACGGCACGCGGACTGCTCGCCATGGGCCGCGACCGCACGATGGGGCCGCTGTGGACCCGGATCCACCCCCGGTACGGCACACCCGCCGTCGGTACGGCCGTCGTGATGACCGTCGCCGCCGTGATCGCCCTGCTCGCCTTCGCGATCCCCAAGCTGAGCGACATGCTGCTGGCCGCCGTCAACGCCATCGGGCTGATCGTCGCCCTCTACTACGGCCTCACCGCGCTCGCCTGCGCCGTGCGCTTCCGCTCCTCGCGTCACGACGGACCGCGCGAGGCACTGCTCGCCGTCGGAGTGCCGGCCGTGTCGGGGCTGGTGCTGCTGGGCCTCGGCGGCTACCTCGGATACTCGTATCTGACCATGAGCGATCACTTCGAACTGAGCCCGGACAACGGCTGGTTCATGTTCTCGCTGCCCGCCGTGATCGTGCTCGCCGGGCTGGGCATGGCGGCCGTGGCCAAGTACGTCCGGCGTTCGCCGTACTTCACGACAGGGCACGGCACCGACGCCGATGCCCTCACCCTCCCGATGGACCGCACGGCGGTCTGA
- a CDS encoding amidohydrolase, whose protein sequence is MEFTLMSHPHATGPADLVFTGGPVHTVDPARSRATTVAVRGGRIAAVGHDEVRELIGPRTEVVDLAGKLLLPGFQDAHVHPLGAGIELGQCHLGDTVDPAEYLRRIRAYADEHPDAEWITGGGWSLEAFPGGSPTAAALDAIVPDRPVFLPNRDHHGAWVNSRALERAGIDARTPDPADGRIERDAGGNPTGMLQEGAVHLVGRLLPDPTPEEKLAALLRAQAVLHSHGVTAWQDAIIGTYANMTDPAPAYQAALDRGLLTARVVGALWWDRERGAEQIAELAAAREELSRDRFRAGTVKIMQDGIAENHTAAMLDPYLTGCGCSSDNSGISFVEPGELRKYVTELDALGFQVHFHALGDRAVREALDAVESARASNGHHDTRHHLAHLQIVHPRDLPRFRELGASANLQMLWAAHEPQMDELTLPFLGAERGAWQYPFGDLLRAGATLAAGSDWPVSSPDPLQAIHVAVNRVSPDAPGGTPAFLPEQRLDLGTAIAAYTAGSAYVNHLDDLTGSITAGKSADLVVLDRDPFAGPPEEIAGTRVLETFVEGRRVHSAG, encoded by the coding sequence ATGGAGTTCACCCTGATGTCGCACCCCCACGCCACGGGACCGGCCGACCTCGTCTTCACGGGCGGCCCCGTGCACACCGTCGATCCCGCCCGCAGCCGCGCCACCACCGTGGCCGTGCGCGGCGGGCGGATCGCCGCCGTCGGTCACGACGAGGTGCGCGAGCTGATCGGGCCGCGCACCGAGGTCGTCGACCTCGCCGGAAAGCTGCTGCTGCCCGGCTTCCAGGACGCCCACGTCCATCCGCTGGGCGCGGGCATCGAACTCGGCCAGTGCCATCTCGGCGACACCGTCGACCCGGCCGAGTACCTGCGCAGGATCAGGGCGTACGCGGACGAGCACCCGGACGCCGAGTGGATCACCGGTGGCGGCTGGTCCCTGGAGGCGTTCCCCGGCGGCTCCCCCACCGCCGCCGCCCTCGACGCGATCGTCCCGGACCGCCCCGTCTTCCTGCCCAACCGCGACCACCACGGCGCCTGGGTCAACAGCCGGGCCCTGGAGCGCGCGGGCATCGACGCCCGTACGCCCGACCCCGCCGACGGCCGTATCGAGCGCGACGCCGGGGGAAACCCCACCGGGATGCTCCAGGAGGGGGCGGTCCACCTGGTGGGCCGGCTGCTGCCGGACCCCACGCCCGAGGAGAAGCTCGCCGCTCTGCTGCGCGCCCAGGCCGTGCTGCACTCCCACGGCGTCACCGCCTGGCAGGACGCCATCATCGGCACGTACGCCAACATGACCGACCCCGCCCCCGCCTACCAGGCGGCGCTGGACCGGGGTCTGCTCACCGCCCGGGTCGTCGGCGCGCTGTGGTGGGACCGTGAGCGCGGCGCCGAGCAGATCGCCGAACTGGCCGCTGCCCGGGAGGAGTTGAGCCGGGACCGGTTCCGGGCCGGCACGGTGAAGATCATGCAGGACGGCATCGCCGAGAACCACACCGCCGCGATGCTCGACCCCTACCTGACCGGCTGCGGCTGCTCCTCGGACAACAGCGGCATCAGCTTCGTGGAGCCGGGCGAGCTGCGGAAGTACGTCACCGAGCTGGACGCGCTCGGCTTCCAGGTCCACTTCCACGCGCTCGGCGACCGCGCGGTGCGTGAGGCGCTGGACGCGGTGGAGTCCGCCCGGGCCTCCAACGGCCACCACGACACGCGGCACCATCTCGCGCACCTCCAGATCGTCCACCCCCGCGACCTGCCGCGATTCCGCGAACTGGGCGCGAGCGCCAATCTGCAGATGCTGTGGGCCGCGCACGAACCGCAGATGGACGAACTGACACTGCCCTTCCTGGGCGCGGAGCGCGGGGCGTGGCAGTACCCCTTCGGTGATCTGCTGCGCGCCGGCGCGACCCTCGCCGCGGGCAGCGACTGGCCGGTCAGCAGCCCGGATCCGCTCCAGGCCATCCATGTCGCCGTCAACCGGGTCTCCCCCGACGCACCCGGAGGCACCCCGGCCTTCCTTCCGGAGCAGCGCCTCGATCTGGGCACGGCCATCGCCGCGTACACGGCGGGCAGCGCCTATGTGAACCACCTCGACGACCTCACCGGCAGCATCACCGCCGGGAAGTCGGCCGACCTCGTGGTCCTCGACCGCGACCCGTTCGCGGGCCCGCCCGAGGAGATCGCCGGGACCCGGGTGCTGGAGACCTTCGTCGAGGGTCGGCGCGTGCACTCCGCCGGGTAA
- a CDS encoding MFS transporter — MTASAQEDAGYEPDPRRWRALWVTLVAGFMSLLDVSIVVVALPSVQRGLHASPAQVQWVVSGYALSFALALVTAGRLGDALDRRRIFLLALSGFVVFSAACGAAPSITLLIAARLAQGLAAGFMAPQNSALIQQMFRGAERGRAFGFFGATVGISSAVGPLAGGMILALADGAQGWRWVFYVNVPIGILAVLLGRRLLPRTRRSGRGHVDLPGVMLLGLGVLALMFPLVQAGSGGIGRLWWLFPAGAALLVVFARRQRRLVARDIPPLLDPRLFTTLRGYAVGAGVGTLYFVGFSGVWLVFALFYQDGLGFSPFRSGLAVTPFALGSACAAAIAGRLVDRLGRLLTVGGLAGVIVGLGGTALVLRYAPLDIAPWVAAPLLFLGGAGSGCVISPNITMTLRDVPVHMAGAAGGALQTGQRLGAAVGTAALPGLFYLVLGGSDDYRGALVVALGAALVGMAAALALAAFDWRRDRRSRQGHGTCPEDVANSPVHARQT; from the coding sequence GTGACAGCGTCGGCACAGGAGGATGCCGGGTACGAGCCGGATCCGCGCCGGTGGCGGGCCCTGTGGGTCACGCTGGTGGCCGGCTTCATGAGCCTGCTGGACGTCTCGATCGTGGTGGTCGCCCTGCCCTCCGTCCAGCGCGGCCTGCACGCCTCTCCCGCACAGGTGCAGTGGGTGGTGTCCGGCTACGCGCTCTCGTTCGCACTCGCACTCGTCACCGCGGGCCGCCTCGGCGACGCGCTGGACCGCCGCCGCATCTTCCTGCTCGCCCTCAGCGGCTTCGTGGTCTTCAGCGCGGCCTGCGGGGCGGCCCCCAGCATCACGCTGCTGATCGCGGCCCGACTCGCCCAGGGCCTGGCCGCCGGTTTCATGGCGCCGCAGAACTCCGCGCTCATCCAGCAGATGTTCCGCGGCGCCGAGCGCGGTCGCGCCTTCGGGTTCTTCGGCGCCACCGTCGGCATCTCCTCCGCCGTCGGCCCCCTCGCCGGCGGCATGATCCTCGCCCTGGCCGACGGCGCCCAGGGCTGGCGGTGGGTCTTCTACGTCAACGTCCCCATCGGCATCCTGGCCGTCCTGCTCGGCCGCCGCCTGCTGCCCCGCACCCGGCGCTCCGGCCGGGGACATGTGGACCTGCCCGGGGTCATGCTCCTCGGCCTCGGCGTCCTCGCGCTCATGTTTCCGCTGGTCCAGGCGGGCTCCGGCGGCATCGGACGGCTGTGGTGGCTCTTCCCCGCCGGTGCCGCGCTCCTGGTCGTCTTCGCCCGCAGGCAGCGCCGCCTCGTGGCCCGCGACATCCCGCCGCTGCTCGATCCGCGCCTGTTCACCACCCTGCGCGGCTACGCCGTCGGGGCCGGCGTCGGCACCCTCTACTTCGTCGGCTTCAGCGGCGTCTGGCTGGTCTTCGCGCTGTTCTACCAGGACGGCCTGGGCTTCTCCCCGTTCCGTTCCGGCCTCGCCGTCACGCCCTTCGCCCTGGGCTCCGCCTGCGCGGCGGCGATCGCAGGGCGGCTGGTGGACCGGCTCGGGCGCCTGCTCACCGTGGGCGGTCTGGCGGGGGTGATCGTCGGCCTGGGCGGCACCGCGCTGGTGCTCCGTTACGCGCCCCTCGACATCGCGCCCTGGGTGGCCGCCCCGCTGCTGTTCCTCGGCGGCGCCGGCAGCGGCTGTGTGATCTCCCCGAACATCACCATGACCCTGCGCGATGTGCCGGTGCACATGGCGGGGGCGGCGGGTGGCGCTCTGCAGACCGGGCAGCGGCTCGGCGCGGCCGTGGGCACCGCGGCCCTGCCCGGCCTGTTCTATCTGGTGCTCGGCGGCAGCGACGACTACCGGGGCGCCCTCGTCGTCGCGCTCGGCGCGGCACTCGTCGGCATGGCGGCCGCCCTGGCCCTCGCGGCCTTCGACTGGCGGCGCGACCGGCGGAGCCGGCAGGGGCACGGGACCTGCCCGGAGGACGTCGCCAACAGTCCGGTGCACGCCCGGCAGACCTGA